Proteins encoded in a region of the Cygnus olor isolate bCygOlo1 chromosome 4, bCygOlo1.pri.v2, whole genome shotgun sequence genome:
- the HS3ST1 gene encoding heparan sulfate glucosamine 3-O-sulfotransferase 1, whose amino-acid sequence MAAFLLGAVLLIVQPQIVPSRPAINSKAETSAQSVQRELLKKTSQKNDFKENIHSNGSCRQLPQTIIIGVRKGGTRALLEMLSLHPDIAAAESEVHFFDWEDHYRNGLQWYINQMPFSYPHQITVEKTPAYFTSPKVPERVYNMNQSMRLLLILRDPSERVLSDYTQVFYNHMQKHKPYPSIEQFLIKDGELNVDYKAINRSLYYIHMQNWLKYFPLDHIHIVDGDKLIKDPFPEIEKVERFLKLSPQINASNFYFNKTKGFYCLRDSGRERCLHESKGRAHPQVDTWLLEKLHEYFHEPNKKFFELVGRTFDWHSLVAS is encoded by the coding sequence ATGGCAGCTtttctgctgggagctgtgttGCTTATTGTTCAACCTCAGATAGTGCCTTCCAGACCGGCTATAAATTCAAAGGCTGAGACTTCTGCTCAGTCTGTTCAGAGagagcttttaaagaaaacatctcaaaaaaatGACTTCAAGGAAAACATTCATTCTAATGGATCATGCCGGCAGCTGCCACAGACTATCATTATTGGAGTGAGAAAAGGTGGAACGAGAGCTTTGTTAGAGATGTTGAGTCTTCATCCAGATattgcagcagcagaaagtgaAGTTCACTTCTTTGACTGGGAAGATCATTACAGAAATGGATTGCAGTGGTATATTAATCAAATGCCATTCTCTTATCCACATCAGATCACAGTGGAAAAAACTCCAGCGTATTTCACATCACCTAAAGTGCCTGAAAGAGTTTATAACATGAACCAATCTATGAGACTACTCCTTATTTTAAGAGACCCAAGTGAGAGAGTACTGTCAGATTACACCCAAGTGTTCTATAACCACATGCAGAAGCACAAGCCGTATCCATCCATTGAACAATTCCTGATTAAAGATGGTGAACTCAATGTGGACTACAAGGCAATAAACAGAAGCTTATACTACATTCACATGCAAAACTGGTTGAAGTATTTTCCCCTTGATCATATCCACATTGTAGATGGGGATAAGCTAATCAAAGATCCATTTCCAGAAATAGAGAAGGTAGAGAGATTTTTGAAATTATCACCACAGATAAATGCttcaaacttttatttcaataaaactaAAGGCTTCTACTGCCTAAGGGACAGTGGGAGGGAGCGTTGTTTACATGAGTCAAAAGGACGAGCGCACCCACAAGTAGATACCTGGTTACTCGAGAAACTGCATGAATACTTCCATGAACCCAACAAGAAATTTTTTGAGCTCGTTGGCAGAACATTTGACTGGCACTCATTAGTTGCAAGTTAG